One genomic segment of Catalinimonas alkaloidigena includes these proteins:
- a CDS encoding SH3 beta-barrel fold-containing protein yields the protein MKKIDSVEGDPIELERIALSTLSDFQKYSKLTKVRFIFRYANNEYNRDRGRAGNISATRTATTNLSIVPISKHPRSRNSDTSTVRFYDFNRAGWRSFRRDNIVILTEVFSVEKNRWTTDLDEFDKISSMSPAEYAAYITRIAALNPDNANS from the coding sequence TTGAAAAAAATAGATAGTGTAGAGGGTGATCCTATTGAATTAGAAAGGATTGCCCTTAGTACACTTTCAGATTTTCAGAAGTATTCAAAACTTACAAAAGTCAGATTCATTTTCCGGTATGCTAATAACGAATACAATCGTGACAGAGGAAGAGCAGGAAACATTTCAGCAACACGAACAGCTACAACAAATCTTTCTATAGTCCCTATTAGCAAACATCCCAGATCCCGTAATTCAGATACTAGCACCGTTAGGTTCTATGACTTTAACAGGGCCGGATGGCGTTCTTTCAGAAGGGATAATATAGTAATACTCACAGAAGTATTCAGTGTTGAAAAAAATCGCTGGACAACAGACTTAGATGAGTTTGACAAAATCAGTTCTATGTCTCCTGCTGAATACGCTGCTTATATAACAAGAATTGCAGCACTTAACCCTGATAATGCGAATTCATAA
- a CDS encoding XkdF-like putative serine protease domain-containing protein: MEIPVYSIQLNDEDELSGVQTVSFVNDPAIESNFVALNKQQNQAFKFNKHKQIVTGAVLIPDKKIIRYSAEGFPYYLSFSSDQIEKLRDKFQREKRSDQTNIEHKEALSRSDMYVVESWIVSDSEKDKSQVIGLEKLPAGSWVMSYKVPDQEVFSKVLSGELNGFSIEAMLDINIPIPEQQPKPKKSNMKKEESKFSKFLSALKTLFVEYESESETELQEKEVKLATYVSGEMTIEVDDETGTVISEGVQDGEYPVEGGTLVVAEGVATFTPAESTEDVADIASEIADAEIIDETEDSDPEESTGESYILDNGDVIEIDGEGNVVTESVEDGSYTLEDGRTMVIAESRLVEVVTPEMEMSRQIEALQAELSTAKSEIEKLKNEKTELETKLSKLPAGKKIVTQSLKSDTEDYTKLSTAEKYAYHALKTISQN, translated from the coding sequence TTGGAAATTCCAGTATATAGTATTCAACTTAATGATGAAGATGAGCTTTCAGGAGTACAGACAGTTAGCTTTGTAAATGATCCTGCAATAGAGTCAAATTTTGTAGCACTTAATAAGCAACAGAATCAAGCTTTCAAATTTAATAAACACAAACAGATTGTTACAGGTGCTGTACTTATCCCAGATAAAAAGATTATCAGATATAGTGCTGAAGGATTCCCTTATTATCTATCATTCAGTAGTGATCAAATTGAAAAGCTACGTGATAAATTTCAGAGAGAGAAACGTAGTGATCAAACTAATATTGAGCATAAAGAAGCACTTTCAAGATCAGATATGTATGTCGTGGAATCTTGGATAGTAAGCGATTCTGAAAAAGATAAAAGTCAGGTTATCGGACTTGAAAAATTACCAGCAGGAAGTTGGGTAATGTCTTATAAAGTACCTGATCAGGAAGTATTCAGCAAAGTATTATCAGGAGAACTTAACGGATTTAGTATTGAAGCAATGCTAGATATCAACATACCTATCCCAGAACAACAACCTAAACCCAAAAAATCTAATATGAAAAAAGAAGAATCAAAATTTTCAAAATTCTTATCTGCACTTAAAACGTTATTTGTAGAGTATGAATCAGAATCAGAAACTGAATTACAAGAAAAAGAAGTCAAATTAGCTACGTACGTTTCAGGAGAAATGACAATCGAGGTTGATGACGAAACCGGAACTGTAATAAGTGAAGGTGTACAAGATGGTGAATATCCTGTAGAAGGTGGAACATTAGTAGTAGCAGAAGGTGTAGCAACATTTACCCCAGCTGAATCAACCGAAGATGTAGCAGACATTGCTTCAGAAATTGCAGATGCAGAAATAATCGATGAGACAGAAGACAGTGATCCAGAAGAATCTACAGGTGAATCTTATATACTCGATAATGGAGATGTAATTGAAATTGATGGAGAAGGAAATGTAGTAACTGAATCGGTTGAAGATGGTTCTTATACCCTTGAAGATGGTAGAACGATGGTAATTGCAGAAAGTAGACTTGTAGAAGTTGTAACTCCTGAAATGGAAATGAGTAGACAGATAGAAGCGTTACAAGCTGAACTTTCTACAGCAAAATCTGAAATTGAAAAGCTGAAAAATGAAAAGACAGAGCTTGAAACTAAGCTTAGTAAGTTACCAGCAGGGAAGAAAATAGTTACTCAAAGCTTAAAATCTGATACTGAAGATTACACTAAACTATCTACAGCTGAAAAGTATGCTTACCATGCTTTAAAAACAATCTCACAGAACTAG